One segment of Plasmodium relictum strain SGS1 genome assembly, chromosome: 3 DNA contains the following:
- the PLP1 gene encoding perforin-like protein 1, putative — MCIFHIGFLNSINAERNKNYKKRENNNIISKKNENLMSIENGENILCSNKSCTNGENFSLINKDENINNSENSKKKDNQDSNDFYNSIEKIISENSLKNNDDENNKKSDNDGDNLNFNDDNIKEKDSNKNNSDSDDENNDDTEIDKVEKMKKKIKIKNEEKSKEKKKKYKKTKSKKYNFAIKEKKERKKKLKETNNRLHQKVNKNDEDEDEDGNNENLINDDPTVFPGLYFVGIGYDLLFGNPLGEADSLTDPGYRAQIYLMEWALSDEGVANDLVTLQPLNGWIRKESACSRIESINECSSVSDYSKTLSAEAKVEGGYIGLASFSASAGYKRFINEVSKRSKKTYFIKSNCIKYTIGLPPYVEWKTTTAFNNALNSLPPNFTGLDKDSECSSGVYKEKKSEEACKSVNSWIEFFKVYGTHIITEAQLGGKITKIIDVSTSSISKMKREGVSVKAEIRAQFGFASGGGSTNTNSNSSSKNNDENYNMKETLIVMGGNPIKDVTKEENLYEWSKTVSTNPMPINIKLTPISNIFDSDELKKSYEKALIYYSRVFGYSPHDTMQKEDKNIIAILTNSTTITKTSPPPISAECPHNEVVLFGFSLKQNFWNYTKNLKGYDIEICEAGSSSCTSKQGHSRKYDSAYLYMECGIQPLPFSEQVVSESSSTFNSAKCPNDYTIIFGFGLSSSSSRNNAAEYIYSTPCRPGLKECSVNMSSSNEKSYIYLVCVDTTIWTGVNNLSLVALDNFHGSVNRSQPFNDGKLVGECPSKGTILSGFKAEFNSSNPFVKAPFDKCAKSLAACSVHGCGKGIGLNNYRSLFMVLLCRNLE, encoded by the exons TTTTCTCTCATTAATAAAGacgaaaatataaataatagtgaaaattcaaaaaaaaaagataatcaGGATTCCaatgatttttataattctattg aaaaaataatatcagaaaattctttaaaaaataacgatgatgaaaataacaaaaaaagtgATAATGATGgtgataatttaaattttaatgatgATAATATCAAAGAAAAGGAtagcaataaaaataatagtgaCAGTGATGATGAAAACAACGATGACACCGAAATAGATAAAG ttgaaaagatgaagaaaaaaattaagattaaaaatgaagaaaaatccaaagaaaaaaaaaaaaaatataaaaaaacaaaatctaaaaaatataattttgccattaaagaaaaaaaagaaagaaaaaaaaaattaaaagaaactAATAATAGGTTACACCAAAAAGTAAACAAAaatgatgaagatgaagatgaagatggAAATAAcgaaaatttaattaatgatGATCCAACTGTATTTCCAGGTTTATATTTTGTAGGTATTGGCTATGATTTACTTTTTGGTAATCCATTAGGTGAAGCTGATTCTTTAACCGATCCTGGTTATAGAGctcaaatttatttaatggaATGGGCATTAAGCGATGAAGGAGTTGCAAATGATTTAGTTACTCTGCAGCCATTAAATGGATGGATAAGAAAAGAAAGTGCATGTAGTAGAATAGAATCG attaaTGAATGTTCTAGCGTTTCAGATTATTCTAAAACTTTATCAGCCGAAGCAAAAGTGGAAGGTGGATATATAGGTTTAGCATCCTTTTCTGCATCCGCTGGTTATAAACGTTTTATTAATGAAGTTTCTAAAAGAtcaaaaaaaacatattttattaaatctaATTGTATAAAGTATACAATAGGATTGCCACCTTATGTTGAATg gaAAACAACGACTGCATTTAATAATGCATTGAATAGTCTTCCACCTAATTTTACAGGATTAGATAAAGACAGCGAATGTAGTTCAGGtgtttataaagaaaaaaaatctgAAGAAGCTTGTAAAAGTGTAAATTCTTGgatagaattttttaaagtatatgGTACACATATTATTACTGAAGCACAGTTag gtGGCAAAATAACAAAGATAATAGATGTCTCCACTTCATCTATttcaaaaatgaaaagaGAAGGTGTTAGTGTAAAAGCGGAGATTCGTGCTCAATTTGGTTTTGCCAGTGGAGGTGGATCAACCAATACAAATTCAAATAGTTCTTCgaaaaataatgatgaaaattataacatGAAAGAAACATTAATTGTAATGGGAGGAAATCCAATTAAAGATGTaacaaaagaagaaaatttatatgaatgGTCAAAAACAGTTTCTACTAATCCAATGcctataaatattaaattaacaCCAATTTCTAATATCTTTGATTcagatgaattaaaaaaatcttATGAAAAAgcattaatatattattctaGAGTATTTGGATATTCACCTCATGATACTATGcaaaaagaagataaaaacattattgccata ctAACTAATTCAACGACAATTACTAAAACTTCTCCTCCTCCTATAAGTGCAGAATGTCCTCATAATGAGGTTGTTTTATTTGGTTTTTCATTAAAGCAGAATTTCTGGAATTACACAAAAAATCTGAAAGGTTATGATATTGAAATATGTGAAGCTGGATCCAGTAGCTGCACATCAAAACAAGGGCATTCAAGGAAATATGATTCTGCTTATCTTTATATGGAATGTGGTATACAACCTTTACCATTTTCTGAACAAGTGGTAAGTGAAAGTAGTTCAACTTTTAATAGTGCAAAATGCCCAAATGATTATACCATAATATTTGGATTTGGTTTATCTTCTTCTTCTAGTAGAAATAATGCTGctgaatatatttattctacTCCCTGTAGGCCAg gaTTGAAAGAATGCTCTGTTAATATGAGTTcttcaaatgaaaaaagttaCATTTACCTTGTTTGCGTAGACACGACAATATGGACAGgtgtaaataatttatctCTTGTTGCATTAGATAATTTCCATGGTTCTGTTAATCGATCACAACCATTTAATGATGGAAAATTAGTTGGTGAATGCCCTTCCAAAGGTACAATTTTGTCTGGATTTAAAGCTGAATTTAATTCCTCTAATCCATTTGTAAAAGCACCATTCGATAAATGTGCAAAAAGTTTAGCAGCTTGTTCTGTTCATGGTTGTGGAAAAGGAATTGGATTAAATAATTACAGATCATTGTTTATGGTATTACTTTGCAGAAATTTAGAATAA